The following proteins are co-located in the Pseudomonas cavernae genome:
- a CDS encoding putative bifunctional diguanylate cyclase/phosphodiesterase produces MKLEHRHSLSLKLLRVVLLSALVVGVVLSCGQIMFDAYKTRQAVANDAQRILDMFRDPSTQAVYSLDREMGMQVIEGLFQNQAVRFAAIGHPNEPMLAEKSRDLTPLSTRWLTDPILGQEQSFTTQLVGRGPYSEYYGDLTITLDTAPYGENFVTSSVVIFISGVLRALAMGLVLYLVYHWLLTRPLSKIIEHLSSINPDRPSEHKLPMLKGHERNELGLWINTANQLLASIERNTHLRREAENSLLRMSQYDFLTGLPNRQQLQQQLDQILADAGRLQRRVAVLCVGLDDFKGINEQFSYQTGDQLLLALSDRLRGHSGRLGALARLGGDQFALVQADIEQPYEAAELAQSVLDNLEAAFSLDQQEVRLRATIGITLFPEDGDSTEKLLQKAEQTMTLAKSRSRNRYQFYIASVDSEMRRRRELEKDLRDALALGQLHLVYQPQVDYRDHRVVGVEALLRWQHPQHGFVPPDLFIPLAEQNGSIIPIGEWILDQSCRQLREWHDQGFSELRMAVNLSTVQLHHAELPRVVNNLMQVYRLPPRSLELEVTETGLMDDITTAAQHLLSLRRSGALIAIDDFGTGYSSLSYLKSLPLDKIKIDKSFVQDLLDDEDDATIVRAIIQLGKSLGMQVIAEGVETAEQEAYIIAQGCNEGQGYLYSKPLPARDLTLFLKQARRLSHAGNPLPL; encoded by the coding sequence TTGAAGCTGGAACACCGACACAGCTTGTCACTGAAGTTGCTCCGGGTAGTGCTGCTGTCTGCATTGGTCGTCGGCGTGGTGCTGAGCTGCGGGCAGATCATGTTCGACGCCTACAAGACCCGGCAGGCGGTCGCCAATGATGCCCAGCGCATCCTCGACATGTTCCGCGATCCCTCGACCCAGGCGGTCTACAGCCTCGATCGGGAAATGGGCATGCAGGTGATCGAAGGGCTGTTCCAGAACCAGGCGGTGCGTTTCGCCGCCATCGGCCACCCCAACGAACCGATGCTGGCGGAAAAGTCCCGCGACCTGACCCCGCTGTCGACCCGCTGGCTGACCGACCCGATCCTCGGCCAGGAACAGAGCTTCACCACCCAACTGGTTGGCCGCGGCCCCTACAGCGAGTATTACGGCGACCTGACCATCACCCTCGACACCGCGCCCTACGGCGAGAACTTCGTCACCAGCTCGGTGGTCATCTTCATTTCCGGGGTGCTGCGCGCCCTGGCCATGGGCCTGGTGCTCTATCTGGTCTACCACTGGCTGCTGACCCGGCCGCTGTCGAAGATCATCGAGCACCTCAGCAGCATCAACCCGGACCGCCCCAGCGAGCACAAGCTGCCGATGCTCAAGGGCCACGAACGCAACGAACTGGGGCTGTGGATCAACACCGCCAATCAGTTGCTCGCCTCCATCGAACGCAACACCCACCTGCGCCGCGAGGCCGAGAACAGCCTGCTGCGCATGTCGCAGTACGACTTCCTCACCGGCCTGCCGAACCGCCAGCAGCTGCAGCAGCAGCTCGACCAGATCCTCGCCGACGCCGGCCGCCTGCAACGCCGGGTCGCGGTGCTGTGCGTCGGCCTCGACGACTTCAAAGGCATCAACGAACAGTTCAGCTACCAGACCGGCGACCAGCTGCTGCTCGCCCTTTCCGACCGCCTGCGCGGTCACAGCGGCCGCCTCGGCGCCCTGGCGCGCCTGGGCGGCGACCAGTTCGCCCTGGTCCAGGCCGACATCGAACAACCCTACGAAGCCGCCGAATTGGCCCAGAGCGTGCTCGACAACCTGGAAGCGGCCTTCAGTCTCGACCAGCAGGAAGTGCGCCTGCGCGCCACCATCGGCATCACCCTGTTCCCCGAGGACGGCGACAGCACCGAGAAGCTGCTGCAGAAAGCCGAGCAGACCATGACCCTGGCCAAGAGCCGCTCGCGCAACCGCTACCAGTTCTACATCGCCAGCGTCGACAGCGAGATGCGCCGCCGCCGCGAGCTGGAAAAAGACCTGCGCGACGCCCTGGCGCTGGGCCAGCTGCACCTGGTCTACCAGCCGCAGGTGGACTACCGCGACCACCGCGTGGTCGGCGTCGAGGCGCTGCTGCGCTGGCAGCACCCGCAGCACGGCTTCGTGCCGCCGGACCTGTTCATCCCGCTGGCCGAACAGAACGGCAGCATCATCCCGATCGGCGAATGGATTCTCGACCAGAGCTGCCGGCAGCTGCGCGAATGGCATGACCAGGGTTTCAGCGAGCTGCGCATGGCGGTCAACCTGTCCACCGTGCAGCTGCACCACGCCGAGCTGCCACGGGTGGTCAACAACCTGATGCAGGTCTACCGCCTGCCGCCGCGCAGCCTGGAGCTGGAAGTCACCGAAACCGGCCTGATGGACGACATCACCACCGCCGCTCAGCACCTGCTCAGCCTACGCCGCTCCGGCGCGCTGATCGCCATCGACGACTTCGGCACCGGCTATTCCTCGCTGAGCTACCTGAAGAGCCTGCCGCTGGACAAGATCAAGATCGACAAGAGCTTCGTCCAGGACCTGCTCGACGACGAAGACGACGCCACCATCGTTCGCGCCATCATCCAGCTGGGCAAGAGCCTGGGCATGCAGGTGATCGCCGAAGGGGTGGAAACCGCCGAGCAGGAGGCCTATATCATCGCCCAGGGCTGCAACGAGGGTCAGGGCTACCTGTATAGCAAACCGCTGCCGGCGCGCGACCTGACCCTGTTCCTCAAGCAGGCCCGGCGCCTGAGCCACGCCGGCAATCCCCTTCCGCTCTAA
- a CDS encoding GIDE domain-containing protein, whose amino-acid sequence MDIQGLVVGLACSGGATLAGAWWCLRRLAQARHLLDTPTSKIRSAAQGYAEFYGLLEALPEALIVAPLTGKPCLWWRFKIEEYSSDGKRRSWRVVERGCSEGWLRLRDASGSCLIDPQGAEVRPATRERWRGSLRHPRGVAPRGLFGWLASGAEYRYTEERLHAGEPLYAIGEFRTSGGGRQGLDLATAQGQVIREWKGDFDGLLQRFDSDRNGRLDDPEWNRVRLAARLEAEERHRQVSLQPQQDHLARPREAQPFILSSYGEDDLARQFHWQAAGAAVLCLAGAAGSAWLLGLAW is encoded by the coding sequence GTGGATATTCAGGGCCTGGTCGTCGGCCTGGCATGCAGTGGCGGTGCGACCCTGGCTGGCGCCTGGTGGTGCCTGCGGCGCCTGGCCCAGGCGCGTCATCTGCTGGATACTCCGACCTCGAAGATCCGCTCGGCCGCCCAGGGCTATGCCGAGTTCTACGGCCTGCTCGAGGCGCTTCCCGAGGCGCTCATCGTCGCGCCGCTGACCGGCAAGCCGTGCCTGTGGTGGCGCTTCAAGATCGAGGAGTACAGCAGCGACGGCAAGCGCAGAAGCTGGCGCGTGGTGGAGCGTGGCTGCAGCGAGGGCTGGCTGCGCCTGCGCGACGCCTCCGGCAGCTGTCTGATCGATCCGCAGGGTGCCGAGGTGCGGCCGGCCACTCGCGAGCGGTGGCGGGGCAGCCTGCGCCACCCCCGGGGTGTGGCGCCGCGCGGTCTGTTTGGCTGGTTGGCCAGTGGCGCGGAGTACCGTTATACCGAGGAACGCCTGCATGCCGGCGAGCCGCTGTACGCCATCGGCGAGTTCCGTACGTCCGGTGGTGGGCGCCAGGGCCTGGATCTGGCGACGGCCCAGGGCCAGGTGATCCGCGAGTGGAAGGGCGACTTCGACGGCTTGCTGCAGCGCTTCGACAGCGACCGGAATGGCCGCCTGGACGACCCGGAATGGAACCGCGTGCGCCTGGCCGCACGCCTGGAGGCCGAGGAGCGCCACCGCCAGGTCAGCCTGCAGCCGCAGCAGGACCATCTGGCGCGGCCGCGCGAGGCGCAGCCGTTCATCCTGTCGAGTTACGGCGAGGACGATCTGGCCCGCCAGTTCCATTGGCAGGCGGCCGGGGCGGCCGTGCTGTGCCTGGCGGGGGCGGCCGGCAGCGCCTGGTTGCTCGGTCTGGCCTGGTAA
- a CDS encoding LemA family protein yields the protein MSVSGVVVVVLVVLVAAYAVILYNALVRLKHGVGKAWANIEVLLKQRHDELPKLVETCKQYMQHERTTLEQVIAARNAVASAREKHDLGALGQAESGLRAGLGQLFALAENYPELKANESFQFLQQRISGLENGIADRRELYNEAVNLNNVRIEQFPDVLIARGFGFRSAELLEFSAAEKADVDLKQLFG from the coding sequence ATGAGCGTGAGCGGTGTGGTGGTTGTGGTGTTGGTCGTCCTGGTCGCCGCGTACGCAGTGATCCTCTACAACGCCCTGGTGCGTCTGAAGCACGGGGTCGGCAAGGCGTGGGCGAACATCGAGGTGTTGCTCAAGCAGCGCCATGACGAGCTGCCCAAACTGGTGGAAACCTGCAAGCAGTACATGCAGCACGAGCGCACCACCCTGGAGCAGGTGATCGCCGCCCGCAACGCCGTGGCCAGTGCCCGCGAGAAGCACGATCTGGGGGCCCTCGGCCAGGCGGAAAGCGGCCTGCGCGCCGGCCTCGGGCAGCTGTTCGCGCTGGCGGAAAACTATCCGGAGCTGAAGGCCAACGAGAGCTTCCAGTTCCTCCAGCAGCGCATCAGCGGCCTGGAGAACGGCATCGCCGATCGCCGCGAGCTGTACAACGAGGCGGTTAACCTCAACAACGTGCGCATCGAGCAGTTCCCCGACGTGCTGATCGCCCGCGGGTTCGGCTTCCGGTCCGCCGAGCTGCTGGAGTTCAGCGCGGCGGAAAAGGCCGACGTCGACCTCAAGCAACTGTTCGGCTGA
- a CDS encoding imelysin family protein translates to MIRMPLASASLLAIAISLAGCGDDKAPATQAAAPAAPAASAPAASTGKVDEAAAKAVVAHYAELGYAVFNDAASTGKALQAAVDALLASPSADTLKAARDAWLAARVPYMQTEVFRFGNGVVDDWEGQLNAWPLDEGLIDYVADGSAEAQGNPAAKANIIANSEIQVGEDKIDVKDLSGEKLAELNELGGSEANVATGYHAIEFLLWGQDLHGTGAGAGERPASDYLVGEGATGGHNDRRRAYLKAATDLLVKDLEWMVGQWKPGVADNYRAKLEAESADSGLRKMLFGMGSLSLGELAGERMKVALEANSTEDEHDCFSDNTHNSHFFDGKGIRNVYLGEYKRVDGSTLSGPSLSSLVAKAAPATDDTLKADFADTEKKLQALVDSANNGQHFDQLIAADNSAGQPLIRDAIAALVKQTTGIEQAAGALGISDLKPDTADHQF, encoded by the coding sequence ATGATTCGTATGCCCCTGGCTTCCGCCAGCCTGTTGGCCATTGCCATTTCGCTCGCCGGTTGTGGCGATGACAAAGCCCCGGCCACCCAGGCCGCCGCACCAGCCGCCCCGGCTGCCAGCGCGCCTGCCGCCAGCACCGGCAAAGTCGACGAAGCGGCCGCCAAGGCCGTGGTCGCCCATTACGCCGAGCTCGGCTACGCGGTGTTCAACGATGCCGCCAGCACCGGCAAGGCCCTGCAGGCTGCGGTCGATGCCCTGCTCGCCAGCCCCAGCGCCGACACCCTGAAAGCCGCCCGCGATGCCTGGCTGGCCGCCCGCGTACCCTACATGCAGACCGAGGTGTTCCGCTTCGGCAACGGCGTGGTCGACGACTGGGAAGGCCAGCTCAACGCCTGGCCGCTGGACGAAGGCCTGATCGACTACGTCGCCGACGGCAGCGCCGAAGCCCAGGGCAACCCGGCCGCCAAGGCCAACATCATCGCCAACAGCGAGATCCAGGTCGGCGAAGACAAGATCGACGTCAAGGACCTCAGCGGCGAGAAACTCGCCGAGCTGAACGAACTGGGCGGCTCCGAAGCCAACGTCGCCACCGGCTACCACGCCATCGAATTCCTCCTCTGGGGCCAGGACCTGCATGGCACCGGCGCTGGCGCCGGCGAGCGCCCGGCCAGCGACTACCTGGTCGGCGAAGGCGCCACCGGCGGCCATAACGACCGCCGCCGCGCCTACCTGAAGGCCGCCACCGACCTGCTGGTCAAGGACCTGGAGTGGATGGTCGGCCAATGGAAGCCGGGCGTTGCCGACAACTACCGCGCCAAGCTGGAAGCCGAATCGGCGGACAGCGGCCTGCGCAAGATGCTGTTCGGCATGGGCAGCCTGTCCCTCGGCGAGCTGGCCGGCGAGCGCATGAAAGTCGCCCTGGAAGCCAACTCCACCGAAGACGAGCACGACTGCTTCAGCGACAACACCCACAACTCGCACTTCTTCGATGGCAAGGGCATCCGCAACGTCTACCTCGGCGAATACAAGCGCGTCGACGGCAGCACCCTGAGCGGCCCGAGCCTGTCCTCGCTGGTGGCCAAAGCCGCGCCGGCCACCGACGACACCCTCAAGGCCGACTTCGCCGACACCGAGAAGAAGCTGCAGGCCCTGGTCGACAGCGCCAACAACGGTCAGCACTTCGACCAGCTGATCGCCGCCGACAACAGCGCCGGCCAGCCGCTGATCCGCGACGCCATCGCCGCCCTGGTCAAGCAGACCACTGGCATCGAGCAGGCCGCCGGCGCCCTCGGCATCAGCGACCTGAAGCCGGACACCGCCGATCACCAGTTCTGA
- a CDS encoding di-heme oxidoredictase family protein — translation MPALLRRLSPLLLTLSLAACDQAPRFSQAEPGEALSAGSVSVRPAGQHSFSQPSANLSAERRLDFSVGDSFFQNPWVIAPSTTTARDGLGPLFNSNACENCHINDGRGHPPAAGARNAVSMLVRLSIPAAGAEQAQLLERLGVVPEPVYGGQLQDMANPGITPEGKVRVEYRSQLVNFSDGAMVKLRRPLLRISRLGYGPLHPQTQFSARVAPPMIGLGLLEAIPEAAILANAEAQRRQNNGIAGQPNWVWDDAQQKTVLGRFGWKAGQPSLNQQNAHAFAGDLGLTSSLQPQDNCTAAQTACRQAAHGGTPEVSDNIQRLVLFYTRNLGVPARRDVGSAQVLQGKGLFHQAGCQQCHTPQFTTGADAAEPELANQVIRPYSDLLLHDMGEGLADGRPEFQASGRQWRTPPLWGIGLTETVSGHSQFLHDGRARNLLEAILWHGGEAEAAKQQVLTFDAGQRDALLAFLNSL, via the coding sequence ATGCCCGCCCTGCTCCGCCGTCTTTCGCCGCTGCTGCTGACCTTGAGTCTGGCGGCCTGCGACCAGGCGCCGCGCTTTAGCCAGGCCGAGCCCGGCGAAGCGCTGTCGGCCGGCAGCGTCAGCGTCAGACCAGCCGGCCAGCACAGCTTTTCCCAACCCTCGGCGAATCTCTCCGCCGAGCGCCGGCTGGACTTCAGCGTCGGCGACAGTTTCTTCCAAAACCCCTGGGTGATCGCCCCCTCCACAACCACCGCGCGTGACGGTCTCGGTCCGCTGTTCAACAGCAACGCCTGCGAGAACTGCCACATCAATGACGGCCGCGGCCATCCGCCGGCCGCCGGCGCCCGCAATGCGGTGTCGATGCTGGTGCGTCTATCGATCCCCGCCGCCGGCGCCGAACAGGCGCAACTGCTCGAACGCCTCGGCGTGGTGCCCGAGCCGGTGTACGGCGGCCAGTTGCAGGACATGGCCAATCCCGGCATCACCCCCGAAGGCAAGGTGCGCGTGGAGTACCGCTCGCAACTGGTCAACTTCAGCGACGGCGCCATGGTCAAGCTGCGCCGGCCGCTCCTGCGCATCAGCCGACTCGGCTATGGCCCGCTGCATCCGCAGACGCAGTTCTCCGCCCGCGTCGCCCCGCCGATGATCGGCCTCGGCCTGCTCGAAGCCATTCCCGAGGCCGCGATCCTGGCCAACGCCGAGGCGCAACGCCGGCAGAACAACGGCATCGCCGGCCAGCCCAACTGGGTCTGGGACGATGCCCAGCAAAAGACCGTGCTCGGGCGCTTCGGCTGGAAGGCCGGACAGCCGAGCCTCAATCAGCAGAACGCCCACGCCTTTGCCGGCGACCTCGGCCTGACCAGCAGCCTGCAACCACAGGACAACTGCACGGCGGCGCAGACCGCTTGCCGCCAGGCGGCCCATGGCGGCACCCCGGAAGTCAGCGACAACATCCAGCGCCTGGTGCTGTTCTACACCCGCAACCTCGGCGTGCCGGCCCGCCGCGATGTCGGCTCGGCCCAGGTGCTGCAGGGCAAGGGCCTGTTCCATCAGGCCGGCTGCCAGCAATGCCATACCCCGCAATTCACCACCGGCGCCGATGCCGCCGAACCGGAACTGGCCAACCAGGTGATTCGCCCCTACAGCGACCTGCTGCTGCATGACATGGGCGAGGGCCTGGCCGACGGCCGCCCCGAGTTCCAGGCCAGTGGTCGCCAGTGGCGCACTCCGCCGCTGTGGGGCATCGGCCTGACCGAAACGGTCAGCGGCCACAGCCAGTTCCTGCATGACGGCCGCGCCCGCAACCTGTTGGAGGCCATCCTCTGGCACGGCGGCGAGGCCGAGGCGGCCAAGCAACAGGTGCTCACCTTCGATGCCGGCCAGCGTGACGCGCTGCTGGCTTTCCTGAATTCGCTTTAA
- a CDS encoding imelysin family protein gives MFRPKLLFTSLAALALGACSPQDQHAQTSAALAQQVILPTYSRWVEADRQLAKSALAFCSGQTDLEKARADFYSAQKAWAELQPLLVGPLAEGNRAWQVQFWPDKKNLVGRQVEQLVKAQPQIDAAALAKASVVVQGLSAYEYILFDSQIDLADSAQKARYCPLLEAIGARQQSLAEEILARWNNKDGMLEQLSKFPNPRYADSHEAIAELLRVQVTALDTLKKKLGTPLGRLSKGIPQPLQAEAWRSQASLANLGASLASAEALWRGVDDHGLRGLLGSEQQALAERIDAAYAVARQKLEALQPPLDQLLASEQGRQQLNDFYDSLNSVHRLQESDLAKALGVQLGFNANDGD, from the coding sequence ATGTTCCGCCCGAAACTCTTGTTCACCAGCCTCGCCGCCCTCGCCCTCGGCGCCTGCTCGCCGCAGGACCAGCACGCGCAGACTTCCGCCGCCCTGGCCCAGCAGGTGATCCTGCCGACCTACAGCCGCTGGGTCGAGGCCGACCGCCAACTGGCCAAGAGCGCCCTGGCGTTCTGCTCCGGCCAGACAGACCTGGAAAAAGCCCGCGCCGATTTCTACAGCGCACAGAAAGCCTGGGCCGAGCTGCAGCCGCTGCTGGTCGGCCCGTTGGCCGAAGGCAACCGCGCCTGGCAGGTGCAGTTCTGGCCGGACAAGAAGAACCTGGTCGGCCGCCAAGTCGAGCAACTGGTCAAGGCCCAGCCGCAGATCGATGCCGCCGCCCTGGCCAAGGCCAGCGTCGTGGTGCAGGGCTTGTCCGCCTACGAATACATCCTCTTCGACAGCCAGATCGACCTCGCCGACAGCGCACAGAAGGCCCGCTACTGCCCGCTGCTGGAGGCCATCGGCGCCCGCCAGCAGTCGCTGGCCGAAGAAATCCTCGCGCGCTGGAACAACAAGGACGGCATGCTCGAACAGCTGAGCAAGTTCCCCAACCCGCGCTACGCCGATTCCCACGAGGCCATCGCCGAACTGCTGCGGGTGCAGGTCACCGCCCTCGACACCCTGAAGAAGAAGCTCGGCACCCCGCTCGGCCGCCTGAGCAAGGGCATCCCCCAGCCGCTGCAGGCCGAGGCCTGGCGCAGTCAGGCCTCGCTGGCCAACCTCGGTGCCAGCCTGGCCAGCGCCGAAGCGCTGTGGCGCGGGGTCGACGATCACGGCCTGCGCGGCCTGCTCGGCAGCGAGCAGCAGGCCCTGGCCGAGCGCATCGACGCCGCCTACGCCGTGGCCCGGCAGAAGCTCGAGGCGCTGCAGCCGCCGCTCGACCAACTGCTCGCCAGCGAACAGGGGCGCCAGCAGCTGAACGACTTCTACGACAGCCTCAACAGCGTGCATCGCCTGCAG